The following DNA comes from Balneolaceae bacterium.
TGCAAGAGCAAAATCGTTGGGGCGGGCATTGCCACGCTCCCACTTAAGGACGGCCTGGGGTGTAACCCCGAAATGCCGTCCGAATTCGGCCAAACTCCAACCGAGACGCTCTCTAAGTTCCCTGATATCTTCTGACAGCATGGGTGAAATTAACCTAATTAGGGGAGGAATGTCAACTTTGTTATTAACTTAGTTAAAATCAAGTCTATTAGAAGAG
Coding sequences within:
- a CDS encoding helix-turn-helix domain-containing protein, producing the protein MLSEDIRELRERLGWSLAEFGRHFGVTPQAVLKWERGNARPNDFALAAMIQLNRRLDEISEKQKQQFIEKLRTALFTGGILALLAFLFNNEE